In a single window of the Cupriavidus basilensis genome:
- a CDS encoding VOC family protein: protein MQLLDHVSIGVPDLDAARPFYDSVMQALGATKVYDRPDALGYGERCTSSDTVSTCLAIYLDPSRIEANKRHWCFKSSSREQVDAFFAAGLAAGGVSDGDPGLRPDYHTGYYAAFLFDPAGNRVEAVCHSASI, encoded by the coding sequence ATGCAACTTCTCGATCATGTTTCGATAGGCGTGCCCGACCTTGACGCGGCACGTCCGTTCTACGACTCGGTCATGCAAGCGCTGGGGGCAACGAAGGTCTATGATCGCCCCGATGCGCTTGGCTATGGGGAGCGCTGCACGTCCAGCGATACGGTGTCGACGTGCCTGGCGATCTATCTCGACCCGAGCAGGATCGAAGCCAACAAGCGGCATTGGTGCTTCAAGTCGTCGTCCCGCGAACAGGTGGATGCGTTCTTCGCCGCGGGCCTCGCCGCCGGGGGAGTGTCGGATGGGGATCCGGGCCTGCGGCCTGACTACCACACCGGATACTACGCGGCGTTCCTCTTCGATCCGGCGGGCAATCGCGTGGAAGCGGTGTGTCATTCGGCCTCGATCTGA
- a CDS encoding TetR/AcrR family transcriptional regulator, which translates to MTATGDVTANRIIEAGRQLIMRRGYSGFSYADVADAIDIRKASIHHHFPTKTDLVIAVLNEWRATFDADVASLQASGADALAQLRAYVGHWERCIADDSAPFCVAGMLGAELPSLPHEVTEEVKAFFDNLTAWIEHVLESGTKNNLFKLGSSVQTEAATLVSLVYGAMLAARASGNVALFKDVTDSAVERLVKPRKRTQSA; encoded by the coding sequence ATGACAGCAACCGGGGACGTCACCGCGAACAGGATCATTGAGGCGGGAAGGCAACTCATCATGCGTCGCGGCTATAGCGGGTTTAGCTATGCCGACGTCGCCGACGCAATCGACATTCGCAAGGCGAGCATTCACCACCACTTCCCCACGAAAACGGATCTCGTGATCGCTGTGTTGAACGAGTGGCGGGCAACGTTTGACGCCGACGTGGCGTCACTTCAGGCGAGCGGTGCCGACGCTCTTGCGCAGTTGCGCGCATACGTTGGCCATTGGGAACGCTGTATTGCCGACGACAGTGCTCCGTTCTGCGTAGCTGGCATGCTCGGCGCCGAACTCCCGTCACTACCCCACGAAGTGACAGAAGAGGTAAAAGCGTTTTTCGATAACCTCACTGCGTGGATTGAGCACGTTCTCGAGTCGGGCACGAAAAACAACCTCTTCAAACTGGGTTCGTCGGTTCAAACCGAGGCCGCAACGCTCGTGTCGCTGGTCTACGGTGCGATGCTCGCTGCGCGGGCCTCTGGCAACGTTGCGCTATTCAAGGACGTCACCGACAGTGCAGTAGAAAGACTCGTGAAGCCGCGCAAACGAACCCAATCCGCCTGA